In Paracoccaceae bacterium Fryx2, a single genomic region encodes these proteins:
- a CDS encoding nicotinate-nucleotide adenylyltransferase yields the protein MRTGFPIARRGMTIGLLGGSFDPAHSGHAHITREALKRFGLDRVWWLVSPGNPLKARGPAPLAERMARARVVIDHPRVVISDVEARLGTRYTAETLAALQAIYPQVRFVWLMGADNLVQFHRWDRWQWIMGHVPVGVLARPGAGVAARRSVAARAYRACRVPEAFSAGLARRAAPAWCFADVPLVDVSSSAIRARGEWRR from the coding sequence ATGAGAACCGGCTTTCCCATTGCGCGCCGAGGCATGACGATCGGCCTGCTGGGCGGGTCGTTCGATCCGGCGCATTCGGGGCACGCGCACATCACCCGCGAGGCGCTGAAGCGGTTCGGGCTGGACCGGGTTTGGTGGCTGGTAAGCCCCGGCAACCCGCTGAAGGCACGGGGGCCGGCCCCGCTGGCCGAGCGCATGGCGCGGGCGCGGGTGGTGATTGACCATCCGCGGGTGGTGATTTCGGATGTCGAGGCGCGGCTGGGCACAAGGTATACCGCCGAGACGCTGGCGGCATTGCAGGCGATCTATCCGCAAGTGCGCTTTGTCTGGCTGATGGGGGCGGACAATCTGGTGCAGTTTCACCGCTGGGACCGCTGGCAGTGGATCATGGGGCATGTGCCGGTCGGCGTGCTGGCGCGGCCGGGGGCCGGGGTAGCGGCGCGGCGGTCGGTGGCGGCGCGGGCCTATCGCGCCTGCCGGGTGCCCGAGGCGTTTTCGGCGGGGCTGGCGCGGCGCGCGGCCCCGGCATGGTGCTTTGCCGATGTGCCGCTGGTCGATGTGTCGTCGAGCGCGATCCGGGCGCGGGGCGAGTGGCGGCGCTGA
- the ettA gene encoding energy-dependent translational throttle protein EttA, with product MASYQYVYHMEGVSKAYPGGKKCFENVHLNFLPGVKIGVVGVNGSGKSTLLRIMAGMDKDFTGDAWAAKGARVGYLPQEPQLDESLDVRGNVMLGVAPKQAILDRYNELAMNYSDETADEMAALQDTIDAKNLWDLDSQIDVAMEALRCPPDDADVSTLSGGEKRRVALCKLLLEAPDMLLLDEPTNHLDAESIAWLQLHLIAYEGTILIVTHDRYFLDDITTWILELERGKSIPYEGNYSAWLEQKAKRLLQEAREDKAKQKVLQRELEWIRSGAKARQTKQKARISKYNELAGASEREKISTAQIIIPNGERLGGKVIDVQGLKKHMGDKLLIENLSFTVPPGGIVGVIGPNGAGKSTLFRMITGQEAPDEGTITLGDTVQLSYVDQSRDALDPNKTVWEEISEGLEVIHLGDAEMSSRAYCGAFNFKGSDQQKKVGLLSGGERNRVHMAKLLRSGGNVLLLDEPTNDLDVETLQALESAIDDFAGCAVIISHDRFFLDRLCTHILAFEGDAHVEWFEGNFEAYEADKVRRLGPDSIEPKRVKYKKFSR from the coding sequence ATGGCCTCGTATCAATATGTCTACCACATGGAAGGCGTCTCCAAGGCCTATCCCGGCGGCAAGAAGTGTTTCGAGAACGTGCATCTGAACTTCCTGCCCGGCGTCAAGATCGGCGTCGTCGGCGTCAACGGCTCGGGCAAATCGACCCTGCTGCGCATCATGGCGGGCATGGACAAGGATTTCACCGGCGACGCATGGGCCGCCAAGGGCGCCCGAGTCGGCTACCTGCCGCAGGAACCGCAGCTTGACGAATCGCTCGACGTGCGCGGCAACGTCATGCTTGGCGTGGCACCCAAACAGGCGATCCTCGACCGCTACAACGAACTGGCGATGAACTATTCCGACGAAACCGCCGACGAGATGGCGGCGTTGCAGGACACCATCGACGCCAAGAACCTCTGGGATCTCGACAGCCAGATCGACGTCGCGATGGAGGCCCTGCGCTGCCCGCCCGACGATGCCGATGTGTCCACCCTTTCAGGCGGCGAGAAACGCCGCGTCGCGCTCTGCAAGCTGCTGCTCGAAGCGCCCGACATGCTGCTGCTCGACGAACCGACCAACCACCTCGACGCCGAATCCATCGCCTGGCTGCAACTGCACCTGATCGCCTACGAAGGCACCATCCTGATCGTCACCCACGACCGCTACTTCCTCGACGACATCACCACCTGGATTCTCGAACTCGAACGCGGCAAATCGATTCCCTACGAGGGCAACTATTCCGCCTGGCTGGAACAGAAGGCCAAGCGCCTGCTGCAAGAGGCCCGCGAAGACAAGGCCAAGCAGAAGGTGCTGCAACGCGAACTGGAGTGGATCCGCTCGGGCGCCAAGGCCCGGCAGACCAAGCAGAAGGCGCGTATCAGCAAATACAACGAACTGGCGGGTGCCTCCGAACGCGAAAAGATCTCGACCGCGCAGATCATCATCCCCAACGGCGAACGCCTTGGCGGCAAGGTGATCGACGTGCAGGGCCTGAAAAAGCACATGGGCGACAAGCTCTTGATCGAGAATCTCAGCTTCACCGTGCCCCCCGGCGGCATCGTCGGCGTGATCGGCCCCAACGGGGCGGGCAAATCCACCCTGTTCCGCATGATCACCGGGCAGGAGGCTCCCGACGAGGGCACCATCACGCTGGGCGACACCGTGCAGTTGTCCTACGTCGACCAGAGCCGCGACGCGCTCGACCCCAACAAGACCGTGTGGGAGGAAATCTCGGAAGGGCTGGAGGTCATCCACCTTGGCGACGCCGAGATGAGCTCGCGCGCCTATTGCGGCGCCTTCAACTTCAAGGGCTCCGACCAGCAGAAGAAGGTCGGCCTGCTGTCGGGCGGCGAACGCAACCGGGTCCACATGGCCAAGCTGCTGCGCTCGGGCGGCAACGTGCTGCTGCTGGACGAGCCGACCAACGACCTTGACGTGGAAACCCTGCAGGCGCTCGAATCCGCCATCGACGATTTCGCGGGCTGCGCCGTCATCATCAGCCACGACCGCTTCTTCCTCGACCGGCTCTGCACCCACATCCTGGCCTTCGAGGGCGATGCCCATGTCGAATGGTTCGAAGGCAACTTCGAGGCCTACGAGGCCGACAAGGTCCGCCGCCTCGGCCCCGATTCGATCGAACCCAAGCGCGTGAAATACAAGAAGTTCTCGCGCTAG